A stretch of the Bacillaceae bacterium S4-13-56 genome encodes the following:
- a CDS encoding cysteine desulfurase family protein — protein sequence MEEIYLDNSATTKPYPEVAEKVIEMLTKYYGNPSSIHRLGLESKSEVETARKNLADSLAVHPNEIYFTSGGTESNNIAIKGACLAKSNIGNHIVTTVAEHPSVTKTVRDLKRQGWKVSYIPVRNGKLNIEKLENAIQTNTVLVSTMLVNNETGYIFPVRKIKEIIERKNSSALLHCDAVQGYGKLPFTADSLGADLITISSHKIHGPKGVGALYVKKDTPLYSLHLGGGQERGLRSGTENTSSIAGFGVAVKRTFDNMEENVTHIREIRDYCLESVQNKLPQAILHSSKYGAPHIVHFSLPGFLNSEVVTELSRQNIFISGAAACKSNHSRGPSMLESLGLTREMANSALRISLSYQNTKEDIDRLINGLKQINTLKELAEK from the coding sequence ATGGAGGAAATATATCTAGATAATAGTGCGACAACGAAACCATATCCGGAAGTTGCTGAAAAAGTAATAGAAATGTTGACAAAATATTACGGTAATCCATCCTCTATCCATCGCCTTGGTTTAGAAAGTAAATCTGAAGTAGAAACAGCAAGAAAAAATTTAGCGGATTCCCTAGCAGTACACCCCAATGAAATTTATTTCACATCTGGCGGAACAGAATCCAATAACATTGCAATAAAAGGAGCTTGCTTGGCAAAGAGTAACATTGGCAACCATATTGTTACTACGGTTGCAGAGCACCCTTCCGTAACAAAAACGGTTCGTGATTTAAAAAGGCAAGGCTGGAAAGTATCTTATATCCCTGTACGAAATGGGAAATTAAATATTGAAAAGCTGGAAAATGCCATTCAAACGAATACCGTACTTGTTAGTACAATGTTAGTGAATAATGAGACCGGTTATATTTTTCCTGTTCGTAAAATAAAAGAGATCATAGAACGCAAAAACTCTTCAGCTCTTTTGCATTGCGATGCTGTACAAGGGTATGGGAAGCTTCCTTTTACAGCAGATAGCTTAGGAGCTGATTTAATCACTATAAGTTCTCATAAAATACACGGGCCAAAAGGAGTCGGTGCGCTTTATGTGAAGAAAGATACCCCTCTTTACTCTTTACATCTAGGGGGTGGACAAGAGCGAGGGCTACGTTCTGGTACAGAAAATACGTCATCTATCGCAGGATTCGGAGTAGCGGTTAAAAGAACTTTTGACAATATGGAGGAAAATGTTACTCATATTCGGGAAATTCGAGATTATTGTTTGGAAAGTGTACAGAATAAACTTCCCCAAGCAATCCTTCATTCTTCAAAATACGGAGCACCGCACATTGTTCACTTTTCTCTTCCTGGTTTTTTAAACAGTGAGGTGGTTACAGAATTGAGCAGGCAAAACATTTTTATATCAGGAGCAGCAGCTTGTAAGTCTAATCACTCTCGAGGTCCATCCATGTTAGAGTCCCTAGGGCTTACCCGTGAAATGGCAAATAGCGCATTAAGAATTAGTTTGTCCTATCAAAACACAAAAGAAGATATAGACCGATTGATAAATGGATTAAAACAAATTAACACACTTAAAGAGCTCGCTGAAAAGTGA
- a CDS encoding CAP domain-containing protein yields the protein MKKINVAWFCFLLLLTSCNVNENDQGQNELNNEKDNISSLRTDLDSKNYPHTQPVKIQDAKYEFRTINGKGQNNIQSPNFQMNQNQTQQRQDYSRLQNTNNIQAKQKNQQQTQEQITKKQNNQNQNVDQGKTQENKNQTTQDNKANNNFVQSVIELTNVERQKQGLPVLEGYTELSNVAQEKAQDMNQKGYFSHTSPTYGSPFDMIRDFGINYQSAGENIAKGQKSPEEVVNAWMNSEGHRANILDNKFTHIGVGFDPGGNQWVQMFIKK from the coding sequence ATGAAAAAAATCAATGTAGCATGGTTTTGCTTTTTATTGTTGTTAACGTCATGTAATGTAAATGAAAATGATCAAGGTCAGAATGAATTGAATAATGAAAAGGACAATATTTCTAGTTTAAGAACAGACTTGGATAGCAAAAATTATCCACATACTCAGCCTGTAAAAATTCAGGATGCTAAATATGAATTTAGAACCATCAATGGTAAAGGTCAAAATAATATCCAATCTCCAAATTTTCAAATGAACCAAAATCAAACTCAACAACGACAAGACTATTCAAGACTACAAAACACAAATAACATTCAAGCCAAGCAAAAAAATCAGCAACAAACACAAGAACAGATAACCAAAAAACAAAATAATCAAAACCAAAATGTGGATCAAGGTAAAACCCAAGAAAATAAAAATCAAACTACACAAGATAACAAAGCAAATAATAATTTTGTTCAATCTGTTATCGAATTAACCAATGTGGAAAGACAGAAGCAAGGTCTTCCAGTGTTAGAGGGATATACTGAATTAAGCAACGTAGCTCAAGAAAAAGCACAAGATATGAATCAAAAAGGTTATTTTTCCCATACTAGTCCTACTTACGGGTCACCATTCGATATGATACGGGATTTTGGGATTAATTATCAATCAGCTGGGGAAAATATCGCAAAAGGTCAGAAATCCCCTGAAGAAGTTGTGAATGCATGGATGAATAGTGAGGGCCATCGTGCTAATATTCTAGATAACAAATTTACACATATTGGAGTTGGCTTTGATCCAGGTGGAAACCAGTGGGTACAAATGTTTATTAAGAAATAA
- the rlmD gene encoding 23S rRNA (uracil(1939)-C(5))-methyltransferase RlmD, with protein sequence MKPEIGQVFEAEIRQLDKKGSGQAVVWRETGNENPKKLKLTIPQTLPGETVRVTVDSPDRKRWKAMPDEILKTHSERVTPPCPHFDLCGGCVWQHWSYEGQLEQKTDHVRESIGSQGFDTNLVLDTIGMDDQWHYRNKMEFTFSPEGELGLHEQGNWRKIISLETCLIAGKEMVEAAMEVAQWAREHYLKGYDKDAHEGLLRHLMVRQSFATGEIMLALFATDPPEGELSVPINDLVSRITSTFPQVKSLMWLENTDWGDRTQSEKSHILHGRDFINDEMAGYRYRLWFDTFFQTNPVQAQKLVDLALEMGKPQKSEKMIDLFCGVGTFSLPFADRVGKMAGIEIVESSIESAKRNAKDNEIPNTYFLAKDARKGIDQILEEFGHPELLLLDPPRSGAGGKVMRRIGRSQPDRIVYVSCNPETFATDIKELEPFGYKLKVVQPVDLFPHTVHVECVALLEKE encoded by the coding sequence ATGAAACCAGAAATTGGTCAAGTTTTTGAAGCCGAAATCCGTCAACTAGATAAAAAAGGTTCTGGACAAGCTGTCGTTTGGCGTGAAACGGGAAATGAAAATCCAAAAAAATTAAAACTTACTATTCCTCAAACATTGCCTGGTGAAACAGTTCGAGTTACTGTGGATTCGCCTGATCGTAAAAGATGGAAAGCGATGCCCGATGAAATATTGAAAACTCATTCTGAAAGGGTGACCCCACCATGTCCCCATTTTGATCTATGTGGAGGATGTGTGTGGCAGCACTGGAGCTATGAAGGGCAATTAGAACAAAAAACTGATCATGTGAGAGAATCTATTGGTTCTCAAGGTTTTGACACCAATCTCGTCCTAGATACAATTGGAATGGATGATCAATGGCATTATCGAAATAAAATGGAATTCACATTTTCTCCAGAAGGTGAATTAGGTCTACATGAACAAGGAAATTGGCGTAAAATTATTTCTCTTGAGACTTGTTTGATTGCCGGGAAAGAAATGGTTGAAGCTGCGATGGAAGTGGCTCAATGGGCGAGGGAACACTATCTAAAAGGCTATGATAAAGATGCGCATGAGGGTTTACTTCGTCATTTAATGGTACGACAATCCTTCGCAACAGGGGAAATAATGCTCGCTTTATTTGCAACAGATCCACCCGAAGGTGAGTTAAGTGTCCCAATTAATGATTTAGTAAGCAGAATTACTTCCACGTTTCCACAAGTTAAAAGTTTAATGTGGTTGGAAAACACCGACTGGGGGGATCGTACTCAATCTGAAAAAAGTCATATATTACACGGAAGAGACTTTATTAATGATGAAATGGCAGGTTACCGTTATAGACTTTGGTTTGATACCTTTTTCCAAACAAATCCCGTTCAAGCACAAAAGCTCGTTGACTTGGCTCTTGAAATGGGGAAACCGCAAAAGTCAGAAAAAATGATTGATCTGTTTTGTGGCGTTGGAACTTTTTCATTACCATTTGCTGATCGTGTAGGTAAAATGGCAGGAATAGAAATTGTGGAAAGTTCTATCGAGTCTGCAAAAAGAAATGCTAAGGATAACGAAATACCTAATACCTACTTCTTAGCTAAGGACGCAAGAAAGGGGATTGATCAAATACTTGAAGAATTTGGACATCCCGAACTTTTACTTTTGGACCCTCCACGTTCAGGTGCCGGTGGAAAAGTAATGAGAAGAATAGGAAGATCCCAACCAGATCGTATTGTATATGTTTCATGTAACCCTGAAACCTTTGCTACAGATATTAAGGAATTGGAGCCTTTTGGTTATAAATTGAAAGTAGTACAGCCTGTAGATCTATTTCCACATACTGTTCATGTGGAATGTGTAGCTCTTTTAGAGAAAGAATAA
- a CDS encoding 4Fe-4S binding protein has translation MGILSKWLESLDYSYEVLQTCTRYASHRSKCQKCADSCPKDAIIFKNNVPTIEYSRCDQCGECLSACPIQAIAGIFPKRTITRSQLILSGEFTPSTKELLIYYKKGIKSILFTDDSVYNQCKQVLSETNKTLDILNESNFTFEIKKLDPNTESLSRRELLFHWKNDSEQVMKEFTPAKWRFNQTDLDLPRHYPDYQFAEITLNSDKCVLCKACEKLCNKKCLEINEDYFLIDSQRCSACQLCQDICPEKAISVSEKISRHNPLQFKVYNKTCTKCNNPFQTMSNDETTCFICDRSSDFLKGF, from the coding sequence ATGGGTATTTTAAGTAAATGGCTCGAAAGTTTAGATTATAGTTATGAAGTCCTTCAAACATGCACACGATATGCGAGTCATCGTTCTAAATGCCAAAAGTGTGCGGATTCTTGCCCGAAAGACGCCATCATTTTTAAAAATAATGTTCCAACCATTGAATATAGTCGATGTGACCAGTGTGGTGAATGCTTATCAGCTTGTCCAATCCAAGCTATCGCTGGAATTTTCCCTAAAAGAACGATAACACGAAGTCAATTAATTCTTTCTGGTGAGTTTACCCCTTCCACTAAGGAACTGCTTATTTACTATAAAAAAGGGATAAAATCAATCCTATTTACTGATGATTCTGTTTATAATCAATGTAAACAAGTACTTTCTGAAACAAATAAGACCTTAGACATTTTGAATGAGTCTAATTTTACTTTCGAAATTAAAAAATTGGATCCAAATACTGAGAGTCTTTCAAGACGAGAACTGCTCTTCCATTGGAAAAATGATTCTGAGCAAGTAATGAAAGAATTCACCCCTGCGAAATGGAGATTTAATCAAACCGATCTTGATTTACCAAGGCATTACCCTGATTACCAATTTGCAGAAATTACTTTAAATAGTGATAAATGTGTCTTGTGTAAGGCTTGTGAAAAACTATGTAACAAAAAGTGTTTAGAGATAAATGAGGATTACTTTTTAATAGATTCCCAAAGATGTAGTGCTTGTCAACTGTGTCAAGACATATGTCCTGAAAAAGCAATTTCAGTTTCGGAAAAAATTTCTAGGCATAATCCACTACAATTTAAAGTTTATAATAAAACATGCACTAAGTGTAATAATCCCTTTCAAACCATGTCCAACGATGAAACTACGTGTTTTATATGTGATAGAAGCTCTGATTTTTTAAAAGGATTTTAA
- the nrfD gene encoding NrfD/PsrC family molybdoenzyme membrane anchor subunit yields MAWGTIIAWYLFLAGLSAGAYLTAYVVSNKSPLSTTIQKTGYFLAPALLGIGLLLLVFDAEAGLKDPLRFIYLFVNFPSSMMTNGTIILSIFMMIALFKAVMLYFKKNVPKIVDIIGVIFAVGTAAYTGLLIGVVKAVPLWNTSILPILFVVSAMSTGIAATVLLASLVNRHAAHGLKWLKKTHLVLLALEVLIIFFMFYVTMNANEVAYLSIKSIITGNWSLLFWLGLMLFGLGLPMLIEGIELLLGRRSSKKQSAEAEVAATSTGVLHLVPTVVTEAGVLVGGFILRYILLAAAISTSIFL; encoded by the coding sequence ATGGCATGGGGAACAATTATTGCTTGGTATTTATTTCTAGCAGGACTGAGCGCAGGAGCGTACCTAACTGCTTATGTAGTTAGCAATAAGTCACCATTATCAACTACTATTCAAAAGACAGGATATTTTTTAGCTCCAGCCTTACTTGGAATAGGGTTATTATTACTTGTATTTGATGCAGAAGCAGGACTAAAGGATCCGTTACGTTTCATATATTTGTTCGTGAACTTTCCTAGCTCAATGATGACTAATGGTACAATCATCCTTTCCATATTTATGATGATAGCCCTTTTTAAAGCAGTAATGCTATATTTCAAAAAGAATGTTCCGAAAATTGTTGATATCATCGGTGTTATCTTTGCAGTAGGTACTGCTGCTTACACAGGATTACTGATTGGTGTAGTAAAAGCTGTACCTCTATGGAACACATCTATTCTACCTATTTTATTTGTAGTTTCTGCAATGTCTACAGGAATAGCAGCTACAGTATTACTCGCTAGTCTTGTTAACCGTCATGCAGCACATGGATTAAAATGGTTAAAGAAAACACATCTAGTTTTATTAGCACTAGAGGTTCTTATCATCTTCTTCATGTTCTATGTAACTATGAATGCTAATGAGGTAGCTTATTTATCTATCAAGTCCATTATCACAGGTAATTGGAGCCTTCTATTTTGGTTAGGCCTCATGTTATTTGGATTAGGTCTACCAATGCTTATTGAGGGTATTGAATTATTACTCGGAAGAAGATCATCTAAGAAACAATCTGCAGAGGCAGAGGTTGCTGCAACTTCAACGGGGGTTCTACACCTAGTTCCTACTGTTGTGACAGAAGCTGGAGTACTAGTGGGAGGATTCATCCTACGCTATATTTTATTAGCTGCAGCCATTTCCACTTCAATATTTTTATAA
- a CDS encoding 4Fe-4S dicluster domain-containing protein, with amino-acid sequence MARYGMLIDTTKCAECYSCRVACQHQNHLPKDESFITLNPIEKGEFPNVSFQVLPVQCQHCENPPCKEVCPTGATYQTEHGFVLVDEDRCIGCKYCMVACPYDARVQHHETGVVLKCKFCYEGVIAVAGASGEAEATSGASSNIEDIPACVNTCISSARIFGDLDDPNSTISKEIIARKAALLRPDLGTKPKIYYVR; translated from the coding sequence ATGGCACGCTATGGAATGCTTATTGATACAACTAAATGTGCAGAGTGCTATTCATGTAGAGTAGCTTGTCAGCACCAAAATCATCTACCAAAAGATGAATCATTTATAACTTTAAATCCAATAGAAAAAGGGGAATTTCCAAATGTGAGTTTTCAAGTTTTGCCAGTTCAATGTCAGCACTGTGAAAATCCTCCATGTAAAGAGGTCTGTCCAACAGGAGCAACATATCAAACAGAACATGGATTTGTATTGGTAGATGAAGACCGTTGTATTGGATGTAAATATTGTATGGTTGCCTGCCCATACGATGCACGTGTTCAACATCATGAAACAGGTGTTGTCTTAAAATGTAAATTCTGTTACGAGGGTGTAATTGCTGTGGCTGGCGCTTCTGGTGAGGCAGAAGCAACTTCAGGGGCATCATCAAACATCGAAGATATTCCTGCATGTGTTAACACATGTATCTCTTCTGCACGTATTTTTGGGGACTTAGATGATCCAAATAGTACAATTAGCAAGGAAATTATTGCACGTAAAGCAGCACTACTAAGACCGGATTTGGGTACTAAGCCTAAAATATATTATGTGAGGTGA
- a CDS encoding molybdopterin-dependent oxidoreductase — translation MLNNKLNRRTFLKASAATTALATIGTVEFKAFQERAQAFSEAASDLPSVCDGCSNKCGINVYKLDDHIWKIQGLADHPSSKGKLCARGHGLITFPYAPDRVTQPLKKGSDGEFEPISWEQAYKEIGEKLNQIIKENGPQVVAYTENPRPTGTFYGKRFLDAIGSPNYFTHHSACSNGRDTGFKHTLGGVPSADVENSKYILFIGRSYGDGIKPSSIQELAIAKDRRAKVVIVDPRLNNTAAFADEWVAIRPGTDLALVLAMSNVLVTGNLYDKDFVEKYSIGFEEYAKALEEYTPEWGSKITGISAEKITEIARDMAALKPNAVIEPSWRGAFGATYSNGAEAARAVALFNALLGNIQQSGGLVFKAKPELGTIAGPTPQPSTIERVDAEFKLVPTNHGVSVVLPEKAKQGKIKAAIFNHTNPVRNYSNPEYMTDGLNALELMVVIDVQLSETALLADYVLPESSYLERDHVISADVGTYVFGQRAIEKIHPETKGSDEIFTELAKEMGLGKYFDFTLEELNEAILAPANLSMKQIRDSGTITLALSNKIGTVPTLKTPSGKVEFLSEAYKKAGFSPVVKWMEPSVKPIGESVRLITGKQGYHSQTFTADIPELMAITETTNGERLWINTRKAELFGVKDGDLVEVYNDVATKQVRVKVTERLHPEAVYVPSGYGRFSEHLKTANGVGFSYLDFLPYQVDPIGGTNMAHENIVKVRKVRS, via the coding sequence ATGCTTAATAACAAATTAAACAGACGTACCTTTTTGAAAGCATCTGCCGCTACGACAGCATTGGCTACCATTGGCACTGTGGAATTTAAAGCTTTTCAAGAAAGAGCTCAAGCTTTTAGTGAGGCTGCCTCTGATCTTCCATCAGTTTGTGACGGCTGTTCTAACAAGTGTGGAATTAACGTGTATAAGTTGGATGATCATATCTGGAAAATTCAAGGTTTGGCTGATCATCCTAGCAGTAAAGGAAAACTTTGTGCTAGAGGTCATGGTTTAATAACTTTTCCATACGCACCTGATCGTGTGACACAGCCTTTAAAGAAGGGTTCTGACGGTGAGTTTGAACCGATTTCATGGGAACAAGCATATAAAGAAATTGGTGAAAAACTTAATCAAATTATAAAAGAAAATGGTCCACAGGTTGTTGCTTATACAGAAAATCCGCGCCCTACTGGTACTTTTTATGGAAAAAGGTTCTTAGATGCCATTGGATCACCAAACTACTTCACACACCATAGTGCATGTTCAAACGGAAGAGACACCGGTTTTAAACATACTTTAGGTGGGGTACCATCAGCTGATGTTGAAAATTCTAAGTACATCTTATTTATAGGTAGAAGTTATGGTGATGGAATTAAACCATCTTCTATCCAAGAATTAGCTATTGCGAAGGATAGACGTGCAAAGGTTGTTATTGTTGATCCAAGACTAAATAATACGGCAGCATTTGCTGATGAGTGGGTAGCCATTCGTCCTGGAACAGACCTTGCACTTGTTCTTGCTATGTCCAATGTATTAGTAACAGGAAATTTATATGATAAAGATTTTGTTGAAAAATACTCGATTGGATTCGAGGAGTATGCGAAAGCATTAGAAGAATATACTCCTGAATGGGGTTCTAAGATCACTGGTATTTCTGCTGAGAAAATAACTGAAATAGCAAGAGATATGGCTGCTCTTAAACCAAATGCGGTCATTGAGCCATCATGGCGAGGTGCATTCGGTGCTACTTATTCAAATGGTGCAGAAGCCGCCAGAGCTGTAGCATTATTTAATGCTTTATTAGGAAATATTCAACAAAGCGGTGGACTCGTTTTTAAAGCAAAACCAGAACTAGGAACAATAGCAGGTCCTACTCCTCAACCATCCACTATAGAAAGAGTGGATGCTGAATTTAAGTTGGTACCTACCAATCATGGAGTCTCAGTAGTACTTCCGGAAAAAGCTAAACAAGGAAAAATTAAAGCTGCCATATTCAATCATACCAATCCAGTACGTAATTATTCGAATCCAGAGTATATGACAGATGGGTTAAATGCTTTAGAGCTTATGGTTGTAATCGATGTCCAATTGTCTGAGACAGCGTTACTTGCAGATTATGTATTACCTGAATCTTCCTATTTGGAAAGAGATCACGTTATTTCCGCTGATGTGGGTACTTACGTTTTTGGTCAACGGGCAATTGAGAAAATCCATCCAGAAACAAAAGGATCAGATGAAATCTTTACAGAACTTGCTAAAGAAATGGGATTAGGTAAATATTTTGACTTTACCTTAGAAGAACTAAACGAAGCTATCCTAGCACCAGCTAATCTTTCTATGAAGCAAATAAGAGACAGTGGAACTATTACTTTAGCATTAAGTAATAAAATTGGAACGGTTCCAACTTTAAAAACTCCTTCTGGAAAAGTAGAGTTTTTAAGTGAAGCCTATAAAAAAGCAGGATTTAGCCCAGTTGTAAAATGGATGGAACCAAGTGTTAAACCTATTGGAGAATCCGTTCGTCTTATTACTGGTAAGCAAGGTTACCACTCTCAAACTTTTACAGCAGATATTCCCGAGCTTATGGCTATTACAGAAACAACTAACGGTGAACGTCTCTGGATCAATACTCGAAAAGCAGAATTGTTCGGTGTAAAAGATGGAGACTTAGTAGAAGTTTACAATGACGTTGCGACAAAGCAGGTAAGAGTGAAGGTAACTGAACGTCTTCATCCAGAAGCTGTATATGTACCATCTGGCTACGGAAGATTTTCTGAACATTTAAAAACGGCTAATGGGGTTGGATTTAGCTATTTAGATTTTTTACCGTATCAAGTCGACCCTATCGGTGGTACGAATATGGCACATGAAAACATTGTCAAGGTTAGGAAGGTGAGAAGCTAA